The Streptomyces rimosus genomic interval GGTCCCGCCGAGCGGCGCCCAGCCCCCGCGCCTGCCCGTCACCTTCAAGCCAGGCGAATGAAAACGAGGCAGGCCGCCGTGACGACCATCACCCCCGACCCCGGGAACCGCTCCGGGACCCGGCCCTCACTTCGCCCCGAGGGCGCCGCGCCCGGTACGCTCACCGCCGTGTCACACGCTGATCAGTCCCACAACGCCCAGAAGGACGCCGCCGGGAAATTCCCGGGAGCGCCCCGCCCAGAGCGGGTCCGTCCCACCCCCCTGACGGACCTCGCCGAGCAGTTGGGCACCTCGGTGCCGGCCGCGGCGGACGCCGCCGATACCGCCGTCACCGGCATCACCCACGACTCACGGGCCGTGCGCCCCGGTGACGTCTACGCCGCGCTGCCCGGTGCCCGCTTCCACGGCGCCGACTTCGCGGGCCAGGCGGCCGACCTCGGCGCCGCGGCGGTCCTGACCGACCCGGCGGGCCGTGAGCGCGCCGCCGCCACCGGACTGCCCGTCCTGGTCGTGGACGAGCCGCGGGCCCGGATGGGCGCGCTCGCCGTCTCGATCTACGGGGACCCGGGCCAGGACCTCCTCCAGATCGGCATCACCGGCACCTCCGGCAAGACCACCACCGCGTACCTGATCGACGGCGGGCTGCGGGCCGCCGCCGAGAAGTCCGGCGGCGGGAAGACGGGGCTCATCGGCACCGTCGAGTCCCGTATCGGCGACGAGCGCCTGAAGTCCGAGCGCACCACCCCCGAGGCCACCGACCTCCAGGCGCTGTTCGCCGTCATGCGCGAGCGCGGCGTGCGCGCGGTGACCATGGAGGTCTCCAGCCACGCGCTGGTCCTCGGCCGCGTCGACGGCTGCGTCTTCGACGTCGCGATCTTCAACAACCTCAGCCCGGAGCACATGGAGTTCCACTCCGGGATGGAGGACTACTTCCAGGCCAAGGCCCAGCTGTTCACCAAGGCCCGCAGCAAGGCCGGCGTGGTCAACATCGACGACGAGTACGGCAAGCGGCTGGCCGCCGGCGAGTCCGAGGTGCCGGTCACCACGTTCTCCGCCGAGGGCCACCCGGACGCCGACTGGCGCGCCGCCGACGTCGAGGTCGGCGCGCTCGGCTCCACCTTCACCGTGCTGGGCCCCGACGGCGTGTCCGTACGGGCCGCCGCGCCCATCCCGGGCCCCTTCAACGTCGCCAACGCGCTGGCCGCCATCACGGCCCTGGCCGTGGCCGGCGTGGACCCGCAGACCGCCGCCGACGGCGTCGCCGCGGTGCCCGGCGTCCCCGGCCGCCTGGAGCGCGTGGACGCCGGCCAGAAGTACCTGGCGGTCGTCGACTACGCCCACAAGACCGACGCGGTCGAATCGGTGCTGCGCGCCCTGCGCAAGGTCACCGAGGGCCGTATCCACGCCGTGCTGGGCTGCGGCGGCGACCGCGACCCGCACAAGCGCAAGCCGATGGGCGCGGCGGTCGCCCGCCTCGCCGACACCGCCGTACTGACCTCCGACAACCCCCGCGGCGAGGACCCCCTCGCGATCCTCGCCACCATGCTCGCGGGCGCCGCCGAGGTGCCCGTCCACGAGCGCGGCACCGTGCTGGTCGAGGAGGAGCGGGCCGCCGCCATCGCGGCCGCCGTGGCCCGCGCCGAGCCCGGCGACACCGTGATCGTCGCGGGCAAGGGCCACGAGCAGGGCCAGGACATCGCCGGAGTGGTCCGCTCCTTCGACGACCGACAGGTGCTGCGCCGGGCCATCGAGGCTTCGTTGAACTCGCAGCAGCCGAACCACCAGGGATGACACACCGCCATGCGCGCAAAACCCTTCGAATGGCATTTCCTGCCCACGGCCGGGGGTGAGAAGTGATCTCCCTG includes:
- a CDS encoding UDP-N-acetylmuramoyl-L-alanyl-D-glutamate--2,6-diaminopimelate ligase, translated to MTTITPDPGNRSGTRPSLRPEGAAPGTLTAVSHADQSHNAQKDAAGKFPGAPRPERVRPTPLTDLAEQLGTSVPAAADAADTAVTGITHDSRAVRPGDVYAALPGARFHGADFAGQAADLGAAAVLTDPAGRERAAATGLPVLVVDEPRARMGALAVSIYGDPGQDLLQIGITGTSGKTTTAYLIDGGLRAAAEKSGGGKTGLIGTVESRIGDERLKSERTTPEATDLQALFAVMRERGVRAVTMEVSSHALVLGRVDGCVFDVAIFNNLSPEHMEFHSGMEDYFQAKAQLFTKARSKAGVVNIDDEYGKRLAAGESEVPVTTFSAEGHPDADWRAADVEVGALGSTFTVLGPDGVSVRAAAPIPGPFNVANALAAITALAVAGVDPQTAADGVAAVPGVPGRLERVDAGQKYLAVVDYAHKTDAVESVLRALRKVTEGRIHAVLGCGGDRDPHKRKPMGAAVARLADTAVLTSDNPRGEDPLAILATMLAGAAEVPVHERGTVLVEEERAAAIAAAVARAEPGDTVIVAGKGHEQGQDIAGVVRSFDDRQVLRRAIEASLNSQQPNHQG